One region of Armigeres subalbatus isolate Guangzhou_Male chromosome 3, GZ_Asu_2, whole genome shotgun sequence genomic DNA includes:
- the LOC134225282 gene encoding calponin homology domain-containing protein DDB_G0272472-like isoform X5 — protein MAKKGKAKGGPVKAEASTEEAPAVQATPVEPVAKPEEEELAKVADKPVDPTKAPNVIPVSAKETPKQAEVIKKPASPKQKQKQIPAKPTELKPKDPKPSAPSQNGTAGETTTAGEGTASEAEGTGTQRKRRNRRHRKKKPVAETAEGEQTSNVEQKPKKEHKKKREKRLRALALAESSATAQIAAVEGALAGNAPKSANSVEVLQKKIEIAEKVLQQVQQQTQDEQKKIDSLKPESPKQQNKNKQQTRNKKDSDSQKQAQAEVKKATEERDRIKNEARKLVEEKVKKQQELQKLHAEKVQKEQEAKQLLDEKDRKVAEAAKLLQQQARVVAVEQKMNELEEKKAGSTAQPQQQQRTHKDSEKQKKPAKSEDNLKKADADKKPGDDKATDNKIAAEKKIAVEKAASEKKIAAEKAAAEKKASVEQVAAEKAAAEKAAADKKAATEKAAAEKAAAEKAAAEKKAAEKAAAEKKAAAEKAAAEKAVAEKAAAQKAAAEKAAAEKKAAAEKAAAEKVAAEKAAAQKAAAEKAAAEKAAAEKAASEKAAAQKAAAEKAAAEKAAAEKAAAEKVAAEKAAAAAKAVAQKAAAEKAAAEKAAAEKAASEKAAAQKAAAEKAAAEKAAAEKVAAEKAAAAAKAVAQKAAAEKAAAEKAAAEKAAAEKAAAEKAAAEKAAAEKAAAAKAAAEKAAAEKAAAEKAAAEKAAAAKAAAEKAAADKAAIEKAAAEKAAAEKAAAEKAATAKAVAEKAAAEKAAAVKAATEKAAAEKAAAEKAAAEKAAAEKAAAEKTAAEKAVAASEKPAVDKVASEKTAANVHAAVEKDATVKNVVEQPTADKATAEKALADTANGTKKQENKQNEKKPVDNKTNNQNQKCNKKNKRTPKSSVSEDEKLTGPKNVESSDFVSSVKPEQIVTKSLETATITAVAAACPVAAVKPDEKKSSTPEKTASAKPAPVDQNKSTSPPKTNGSPAKTKPQPAVAAPAKQQTPEKTLPKASTPTPTPLKKAPSPPKTVPSRASPKPSTPPTTPKPTKKPELPPKPEFLKKKSPSVEQDKAPSTKPVTPPSTPTEVATLPQEVNMKFNVEKQLAALNATAAAAKLLPKTLPVGTETTEEDELEEDFDEEEESIEYKFMPRPVFLATNCQVCKNPLRNIVQCENCWMISYCNEEHRRSDSASHKDLCGVIVELARRRGGHIYNMAHTLSDEEYRNLRVYTLNQAEQMLKRPLQAFEREVLLFPRTCCSPSCREWRQDQLMECKDCRQVSFCAAHPDHLLPSHGQWCRAFFLFQKLILRQKILGRIEPVLPVRIVGKSFQLPPNIDEVIKVLYKNSNALRDDCAYATLTQIATAPLTALHGYLQTGLRPTETFTIHLVGAELQFEGDTLDKWEAFFLHIVPEITELRVVFVGPELNVENLPIDIISRISLHFQMNPAIIYITTHILSVRMI, from the exons ATGGCCAAGAAAGGGAAAGCTAAAGGTGGACCAGTGAAAGCGGAAGCATCTACTGAAGAGGCTCCAGCAGTGCAGGCTACACCGGTCGAACCTGTCGCCAagccagaagaagaagaactagcAAAAGTTGCCGACAAACCAGTCGACCCTACCAAAGCCCCCAATGTTATTCCAGTTTCGGCGAAGGAAACTCCTAAGCAAGCGGAAGTAATTAAGAAACCAGCCTCTCCTAAGCAGAAACAGAAACAAATTCCTGCCAAGCCGACCGAACTCAAACCTAAAGATCCTAAGCCATCTGCGCCATCACAGAATGGGACAGCTGGTGAAACCACCACGGCTGGCGAAGGAACCGCAAGTGAAGCCGAGGGTACTGGAACCCAGAGAAAACGACGCAACCGTAGACATCGTAAGAAAAAGCCTGTCGCAGAAACTGCTGAAGGTGAGCAGACATCGAATGTCGAGCAAAAGCCCAAGAAGGAACACAAGAAAAAGCGTGAAAAGCGACTGCGCGCCTTAGCATTGGCTGAATCATCTGCTACAGCACAGATCGCTGCCGTCGAAGGTGCTCTCGCTGGTAATGCCCCCAAGAGTGCCAACAGCGTAGAAgttttgcagaaaaaaatagaaatagcCGAAAAGGTTCTGCAACAAGTGCAACAACAAACCCAAGATGAGCAAAAGAAGATCGACAGTCTGAAACCAGAATCCCCGAAGCAACAGAACAAGAATAAGCAACAAACGCGCAATAAAAAAGATTCGGATTCCCAAAAGCAAGCCCAAGCCGAGGTAAAGAAAGCTACCGAAGAAAGAGATAGGATAAAGAATGAAGCCCGAAAACTAGTCGAAGAAAAGGTCAAGAAACAACAGGAATTGCAGAAACTGCACGCCGAAAAAGTACAGAAAGAGCAAGAAGCGAAACAATTGCTCGACGAAAAAGATAGAAAAGTAGCAGAAGCAGCAAAGCTGTTACAGCAACAGGCCCGCGTCGTTGCCGTCGAACAGAAAATGAATGAGTTGGAAGAGAAGAAAGCCGGATCAACGGCACAGCCTCAGCAACAGCAAAGAACACACAAGGACTCCGAAAAACAAAAGAAACCAGCAAAGAGCGAAGATAACTTAAAAAAGGCCGACGCTGATAAAAAGCCTGGTGATGATAAAGCGACTGATAATAAGATTGCTGCTGAGAAGAAAATAGCTGTTGAGAAAGCAGCATCCGAGAAAAAGATTGCGGCTGAGAAAGCCGCCGCTGAGAAAAAGGCAAGTGTAGAACAAGTAGCCGCTGAAAAGGCAGCTGCAGAAAAGGCTGCCGCAGACAAAAAGGCCGCGACTGAGAAGGCTGCCGCTGAAAAAGCTGCTGCTGAAAAAGCTGCGGCTGAAAAAAAGGCTGCTGAGAAAGCTGCGGCTGAAAAAAAGGCTGCCGCTGAAAAGGCTGCAGCAGAAAAGGCTGTCGCTGAGAAAGCGGCAGCACAGAAAGCGGCTGCTGAGAAGGCCGCCGCAGAAAAAAAGGCTGCCGCTGAAAAAGCTGCAGCTGAAAAGGTGGCGGCTGAAAAGGCCGCAGCGCAAAAGGCAGCTGCTGAAAAAGCCGCAGCCGAGAAAGCTGCCGCTGAGAAGGCAGCGTCTGAAAAAGCTGCAGCACAAAAAGCAGCCGCTGAGAAGGCTGCTGCTGAAAAGGCCGCCGCTGAGAAAGCTGCTGCTGAAAAAGTCGCCGCTGAGaaggctgctgctgctgcaaaaGCCGTAGCACAAAAGGCAGCGGCTGAAAAAGCCGCAGCCGAGAAAGCTGCCGCTGAGAAGGCAGCGTCTGAAAAGGCCGCAGCACAAAAGGCTGCCGCTGAGAAGGCTGCTGCTGAGAAAGCTGCTGCTGAAAAGGTCGCCGCTGAGaaggctgctgctgctgcaaaaGCCGTAGCACAAAAGGCAGCTGCTGAAAAGGCTGCAGCTGAGAAAGCTGCTGCTGAAAAGGCTGCAGCTGAGAAAGCTGCTGCTGAAAAGGCCGCAGCTGAGAAGGCTGCCGCTGAAAAGGCTGCTGCTGCAAAGGCTGCGGCTGAGAAGGCTGCTGCTGAAAAGGCTGCTGCTGAAAAGGCCGCAGCTGAAAAGGCTGCTGCTGCAAAGGCTGCGGCTGAGAAGGCTGCTGCTGATAAGGCCGCAATTGAAAAGGCGGCTGCTGAGAAGGCTGCTGCTGAAAAAGCCGCAGCTGAAAAGGCTGCTACTGCAAAGGCCGTAGCTGAAAAAGCTGCTGCTGAAAAGGCTGCTGCAGTAAAGGCCGCAACTGAGAAGGCTGCTGCTGAAAAGGCAGCAGCTGAGAAGGCTGCTGCTGAAAAGGCTGCTGCTGAAAAGGCTGCTGCTGAGAAGACCGCGGCAGAGAAAGCTGTTGCTGCTTCAGAGAAGCCTGCTGTAGACAAAGTTGCATCGGAGAAGACTGCCGCTAATGTACATGCTGCTGTGGAAAAAGATGCCACTGTGAAAAACGTCGTTGAACAGCCTACGGCCGATAAGGCGACCGCAGAGAAGGCCCTGGCTGATACTGCAAATGGCACGAAGAAACAGGAAAATAAGCAAAATGAAAAGAAACCGGTTGATAACAAAACCAATAATCAGAATCAAAAATGCAacaagaaaaataaaagaacaCCAAAAAGCAGCGTATCAGAGGATGAAAAACTAACCGGTCCAAAAAACGTGGAAAGCAGCgattttgtctcatctgttaaacCCGAGCAGATTGTAACAAAATCGCTAGAGACCGCCACCATCACTGCTGTAGCTGCAGCCTGCCCGGTTGCTGCGGTTAAACctgacgaaaaaaaatcttccactcCTGAAAAGACTGCTTCAGCTAAACCAGCACCCGTTGATCAGAATAAAAGCACTTCTCCGCCAAAAACCAATGGATCACCCGCCAAAACGAAACCTCAACCAGCAGTAGCAGCTCCCGCCAAACAGCAAACACCCGAAAAGACACTGCCTAAAGCTTCCACTCCCACCCCCACTCCTTTAAAGAAAGCACCCTCCCCGCCAAAGACAGTACCATCCCGAGCATCCCCCAAACCCAGTACACCACCTACAACTCCGAAGCCTACCAAAAAACCAGAACTCCCTCCAAAgcctgaatttctgaagaagaagTCTCCATCTGTAGAGCAGGATAAAGCACCATCTACGAAGCCAGTAACTCCACCGTCAACTCCTACAGAAGTGGCGACATTACCACAG GAGGTAAACATGAAATTCAATGTTGAGAAACAGCTGGCAGCACTGAACGCGACCGCTGCCGCCGCCAAACTGTTGCCGAAGACCCTCCCGGTCGGTACCGAAACAACCGAAGAAGACGAACTGGAGGAAGATTTCGACGAAGAGGAAGAATCCATAGAGTACAAGTTCATGCCTCGTCCGGTTTTCCTAGCCACCAATTGCCAG GTTTGTAAAAACCCACTCAGGAACATTGTCCAATGTGAAAACTGTTGGATGATATCTTACTGCAATGAAGAGCATCGACGATCCGACTCTGCGAGTCATAAGGATCTCTGTGGTGTCATCGTGGAACTGGCTAGGCGAAGAG gagGCCATATCTACAACATGGCGCACACACTGTCGGACGAGGAATACCGAAATCTACGGGTCTACACGTTGAACCAAGCGGAGCAGATGCTGAAACGTCCATTGCAAGCATTCGAACGCGAAGTTCTCCTCTTTCCGCGGACTTGCTGTTCACCAAGCTGTCGCGAATGGAGACAAGACCAGCTGATGGAATGCAAGGACTGCCGCCAGGTGTCCTTCTGTGCGGCACATCCCGACCATCTGCTTCCGTCGCACGGTCAGTGGTGTAGGGCATTTTTCCTCTTCCAGAAGCTTATCCTCCGACAGAAGATTCTCGGCCGCATTGAACCGGTGCTTCCGGTTCGCATTGTCGGCAAGTCGTTCCAACTACCACCGAACATCGATGAAGTCATCAAGGTCTTGTACAAGAATTCAAATG CACTACGTGACGATTGTGCCTACGCAACGTTGACACAGATCGCCACTGCGCCGCTGACGGCCTTGCACGGTTACCTGCAGACCGGTCTACGTCCAACGGAAACCTTCACCATCCATTTGGTCGGTGCGGAGTTGCAATTTGAAGGTGACACCTTGGACAAGTGGGAAGCTTTCTTCCTTCACATTGTGCCGGAGATCACCGAACTGCGCGTCGTGTTCGTCGGCCCGGAGCTGAACGTCGAGAATCTACCGATTGACATCATCAGTCGCATCAG CTTACACTTTCAAATGAATCCAGCAATCATATACATTACTACACATATATTATCTGTTCGCATGATCTag
- the LOC134225282 gene encoding calponin homology domain-containing protein DDB_G0272472-like isoform X6 gives MAKKGKAKGGPVKAEASTEEAPAVQATPVEPVAKPEEEELAKVADKPVDPTKAPNVIPVSAKETPKQAEVIKKPASPKQKQKQIPAKPTELKPKDPKPSAPSQNGTAGETTTAGEGTASEAEGTGTQRKRRNRRHRKKKPVAETAEGEQTSNVEQKPKKEHKKKREKRLRALALAESSATAQIAAVEGALAGNAPKSANSVEVLQKKIEIAEKVLQQVQQQTQDEQKKIDSLKPESPKQQNKNKQQTRNKKDSDSQKQAQAEVKKATEERDRIKNEARKLVEEKVKKQQELQKLHAEKVQKEQEAKQLLDEKDRKVAEAAKLLQQQARVVAVEQKMNELEEKKAGSTAQPQQQQRTHKDSEKQKKPAKSEDNLKKADADKKPGDDKATDNKIAAEKKIAVEKAASEKKIAAEKAAAEKKASVEQVAAEKAAAEKAAADKKAATEKAAAEKAAAEKAAAEKKAAEKAAAEKKAAAEKAAAEKAVAEKAAAQKAAAEKAAAEKKAAAEKAAAEKVAAEKAAAQKAAAEKAAAEKAAAEKAASEKAAAQKAAAEKAAAEKAAAEKAAAEKVAAEKAAAAAKAVAQKAAAEKAAAEKAAAEKAASEKAAAQKAAAEKAAAEKAAAEKVAAEKAAAAAKAVAQKAAAEKAAAEKAAAEKAAAEKAAAEKAAAEKAAAEKAAAAKAAAEKAAAEKAAAEKAAAEKAAAAKAAAEKAAADKAAIEKAAAEKAAAEKAAAEKAATAKAVAEKAAAEKAAAVKAATEKAAAEKAAAEKAAAEKAAAEKAAAEKTAAEKAVAASEKPAVDKVASEKTAANVHAAVEKDATVKNVVEQPTADKATAEKALADTANGTKKQENKQNEKKPVDNKTNNQNQKCNKKNKRTPKSSVSEDEKLTGPKNVESSDFVSSVKPEQIVTKSLETATITAVAAACPVAAVKPDEKKSSTPEKTASAKPAPVDQNKSTSPPKTNGSPAKTKPQPAVAAPAKQQTPEKTLPKASTPTPTPLKKAPSPPKTVPSRASPKPSTPPTTPKPTKKPELPPKPEFLKKKSPSVEQDKAPSTKPVTPPSTPTEVATLPQEVNMKFNVEKQLAALNATAAAAKLLPKTLPVGTETTEEDELEEDFDEEEESIEYKFMPRPVFLATNCQVCKNPLRNIVQCENCWMISYCNEEHRRSDSASHKDLCGVIVELARRRGGHIYNMAHTLSDEEYRNLRVYTLNQAEQMLKRPLQAFEREVLLFPRTCCSPSCREWRQDQLMECKDCRQVSFCAAHPDHLLPSHGQWCRAFFLFQKLILRQKILGRIEPVLPVRIVGKSFQLPPNIDEVIKVLYKNSNALRDDCAYATLTQIATAPLTALHGYLQTGLRPTETFTIHLVGAELQFEGDTLDKWEAFFLHIVPEITELRVVFVGPELNVENLPIDIISRIRCCTEQTFSKNWFSVT, from the exons ATGGCCAAGAAAGGGAAAGCTAAAGGTGGACCAGTGAAAGCGGAAGCATCTACTGAAGAGGCTCCAGCAGTGCAGGCTACACCGGTCGAACCTGTCGCCAagccagaagaagaagaactagcAAAAGTTGCCGACAAACCAGTCGACCCTACCAAAGCCCCCAATGTTATTCCAGTTTCGGCGAAGGAAACTCCTAAGCAAGCGGAAGTAATTAAGAAACCAGCCTCTCCTAAGCAGAAACAGAAACAAATTCCTGCCAAGCCGACCGAACTCAAACCTAAAGATCCTAAGCCATCTGCGCCATCACAGAATGGGACAGCTGGTGAAACCACCACGGCTGGCGAAGGAACCGCAAGTGAAGCCGAGGGTACTGGAACCCAGAGAAAACGACGCAACCGTAGACATCGTAAGAAAAAGCCTGTCGCAGAAACTGCTGAAGGTGAGCAGACATCGAATGTCGAGCAAAAGCCCAAGAAGGAACACAAGAAAAAGCGTGAAAAGCGACTGCGCGCCTTAGCATTGGCTGAATCATCTGCTACAGCACAGATCGCTGCCGTCGAAGGTGCTCTCGCTGGTAATGCCCCCAAGAGTGCCAACAGCGTAGAAgttttgcagaaaaaaatagaaatagcCGAAAAGGTTCTGCAACAAGTGCAACAACAAACCCAAGATGAGCAAAAGAAGATCGACAGTCTGAAACCAGAATCCCCGAAGCAACAGAACAAGAATAAGCAACAAACGCGCAATAAAAAAGATTCGGATTCCCAAAAGCAAGCCCAAGCCGAGGTAAAGAAAGCTACCGAAGAAAGAGATAGGATAAAGAATGAAGCCCGAAAACTAGTCGAAGAAAAGGTCAAGAAACAACAGGAATTGCAGAAACTGCACGCCGAAAAAGTACAGAAAGAGCAAGAAGCGAAACAATTGCTCGACGAAAAAGATAGAAAAGTAGCAGAAGCAGCAAAGCTGTTACAGCAACAGGCCCGCGTCGTTGCCGTCGAACAGAAAATGAATGAGTTGGAAGAGAAGAAAGCCGGATCAACGGCACAGCCTCAGCAACAGCAAAGAACACACAAGGACTCCGAAAAACAAAAGAAACCAGCAAAGAGCGAAGATAACTTAAAAAAGGCCGACGCTGATAAAAAGCCTGGTGATGATAAAGCGACTGATAATAAGATTGCTGCTGAGAAGAAAATAGCTGTTGAGAAAGCAGCATCCGAGAAAAAGATTGCGGCTGAGAAAGCCGCCGCTGAGAAAAAGGCAAGTGTAGAACAAGTAGCCGCTGAAAAGGCAGCTGCAGAAAAGGCTGCCGCAGACAAAAAGGCCGCGACTGAGAAGGCTGCCGCTGAAAAAGCTGCTGCTGAAAAAGCTGCGGCTGAAAAAAAGGCTGCTGAGAAAGCTGCGGCTGAAAAAAAGGCTGCCGCTGAAAAGGCTGCAGCAGAAAAGGCTGTCGCTGAGAAAGCGGCAGCACAGAAAGCGGCTGCTGAGAAGGCCGCCGCAGAAAAAAAGGCTGCCGCTGAAAAAGCTGCAGCTGAAAAGGTGGCGGCTGAAAAGGCCGCAGCGCAAAAGGCAGCTGCTGAAAAAGCCGCAGCCGAGAAAGCTGCCGCTGAGAAGGCAGCGTCTGAAAAAGCTGCAGCACAAAAAGCAGCCGCTGAGAAGGCTGCTGCTGAAAAGGCCGCCGCTGAGAAAGCTGCTGCTGAAAAAGTCGCCGCTGAGaaggctgctgctgctgcaaaaGCCGTAGCACAAAAGGCAGCGGCTGAAAAAGCCGCAGCCGAGAAAGCTGCCGCTGAGAAGGCAGCGTCTGAAAAGGCCGCAGCACAAAAGGCTGCCGCTGAGAAGGCTGCTGCTGAGAAAGCTGCTGCTGAAAAGGTCGCCGCTGAGaaggctgctgctgctgcaaaaGCCGTAGCACAAAAGGCAGCTGCTGAAAAGGCTGCAGCTGAGAAAGCTGCTGCTGAAAAGGCTGCAGCTGAGAAAGCTGCTGCTGAAAAGGCCGCAGCTGAGAAGGCTGCCGCTGAAAAGGCTGCTGCTGCAAAGGCTGCGGCTGAGAAGGCTGCTGCTGAAAAGGCTGCTGCTGAAAAGGCCGCAGCTGAAAAGGCTGCTGCTGCAAAGGCTGCGGCTGAGAAGGCTGCTGCTGATAAGGCCGCAATTGAAAAGGCGGCTGCTGAGAAGGCTGCTGCTGAAAAAGCCGCAGCTGAAAAGGCTGCTACTGCAAAGGCCGTAGCTGAAAAAGCTGCTGCTGAAAAGGCTGCTGCAGTAAAGGCCGCAACTGAGAAGGCTGCTGCTGAAAAGGCAGCAGCTGAGAAGGCTGCTGCTGAAAAGGCTGCTGCTGAAAAGGCTGCTGCTGAGAAGACCGCGGCAGAGAAAGCTGTTGCTGCTTCAGAGAAGCCTGCTGTAGACAAAGTTGCATCGGAGAAGACTGCCGCTAATGTACATGCTGCTGTGGAAAAAGATGCCACTGTGAAAAACGTCGTTGAACAGCCTACGGCCGATAAGGCGACCGCAGAGAAGGCCCTGGCTGATACTGCAAATGGCACGAAGAAACAGGAAAATAAGCAAAATGAAAAGAAACCGGTTGATAACAAAACCAATAATCAGAATCAAAAATGCAacaagaaaaataaaagaacaCCAAAAAGCAGCGTATCAGAGGATGAAAAACTAACCGGTCCAAAAAACGTGGAAAGCAGCgattttgtctcatctgttaaacCCGAGCAGATTGTAACAAAATCGCTAGAGACCGCCACCATCACTGCTGTAGCTGCAGCCTGCCCGGTTGCTGCGGTTAAACctgacgaaaaaaaatcttccactcCTGAAAAGACTGCTTCAGCTAAACCAGCACCCGTTGATCAGAATAAAAGCACTTCTCCGCCAAAAACCAATGGATCACCCGCCAAAACGAAACCTCAACCAGCAGTAGCAGCTCCCGCCAAACAGCAAACACCCGAAAAGACACTGCCTAAAGCTTCCACTCCCACCCCCACTCCTTTAAAGAAAGCACCCTCCCCGCCAAAGACAGTACCATCCCGAGCATCCCCCAAACCCAGTACACCACCTACAACTCCGAAGCCTACCAAAAAACCAGAACTCCCTCCAAAgcctgaatttctgaagaagaagTCTCCATCTGTAGAGCAGGATAAAGCACCATCTACGAAGCCAGTAACTCCACCGTCAACTCCTACAGAAGTGGCGACATTACCACAG GAGGTAAACATGAAATTCAATGTTGAGAAACAGCTGGCAGCACTGAACGCGACCGCTGCCGCCGCCAAACTGTTGCCGAAGACCCTCCCGGTCGGTACCGAAACAACCGAAGAAGACGAACTGGAGGAAGATTTCGACGAAGAGGAAGAATCCATAGAGTACAAGTTCATGCCTCGTCCGGTTTTCCTAGCCACCAATTGCCAG GTTTGTAAAAACCCACTCAGGAACATTGTCCAATGTGAAAACTGTTGGATGATATCTTACTGCAATGAAGAGCATCGACGATCCGACTCTGCGAGTCATAAGGATCTCTGTGGTGTCATCGTGGAACTGGCTAGGCGAAGAG gagGCCATATCTACAACATGGCGCACACACTGTCGGACGAGGAATACCGAAATCTACGGGTCTACACGTTGAACCAAGCGGAGCAGATGCTGAAACGTCCATTGCAAGCATTCGAACGCGAAGTTCTCCTCTTTCCGCGGACTTGCTGTTCACCAAGCTGTCGCGAATGGAGACAAGACCAGCTGATGGAATGCAAGGACTGCCGCCAGGTGTCCTTCTGTGCGGCACATCCCGACCATCTGCTTCCGTCGCACGGTCAGTGGTGTAGGGCATTTTTCCTCTTCCAGAAGCTTATCCTCCGACAGAAGATTCTCGGCCGCATTGAACCGGTGCTTCCGGTTCGCATTGTCGGCAAGTCGTTCCAACTACCACCGAACATCGATGAAGTCATCAAGGTCTTGTACAAGAATTCAAATG CACTACGTGACGATTGTGCCTACGCAACGTTGACACAGATCGCCACTGCGCCGCTGACGGCCTTGCACGGTTACCTGCAGACCGGTCTACGTCCAACGGAAACCTTCACCATCCATTTGGTCGGTGCGGAGTTGCAATTTGAAGGTGACACCTTGGACAAGTGGGAAGCTTTCTTCCTTCACATTGTGCCGGAGATCACCGAACTGCGCGTCGTGTTCGTCGGCCCGGAGCTGAACGTCGAGAATCTACCGATTGACATCATCAGTCGCATCAG